One region of Halohasta litchfieldiae genomic DNA includes:
- the mptA gene encoding GTP cyclohydrolase MptA: MSHQLPDVQASRPEVAVGLSQVGVTGVEKLVKLARKDKRPIVLMAEFEVFVDLPGGRKGIDMSRNMEVIDEILEETTEAEAYRVEDVCGETAERLLSKHDYTSTAEVKMTAELITKEQTPASDKQTQNTATIIASATATEEATHAEIGAEVTGMTVCPCSQGMSESRARDELQDLDVDRDVIDEFLDRVPQPGHSQRGHATLTVTSEGSPEVDLRDIIDIARDSMSARIYNLAKRPDEDHMTFEAHSDAKFVEDCVRALAEGAVEQFDHLDDSAVVHIKQSNDESIHQHNAHAEREVTLGQLRAELNGNA, from the coding sequence ATGAGTCATCAGCTTCCCGACGTCCAAGCCAGTCGACCCGAGGTCGCCGTCGGGCTTAGCCAAGTCGGTGTCACAGGCGTCGAAAAACTCGTCAAACTCGCCCGCAAGGACAAGCGCCCAATCGTCCTGATGGCGGAGTTCGAGGTCTTCGTCGACCTGCCGGGTGGCCGCAAGGGAATCGACATGAGCCGCAATATGGAGGTCATCGACGAGATCCTCGAAGAGACCACCGAGGCCGAAGCCTACCGGGTCGAGGACGTCTGCGGGGAGACCGCCGAACGACTCCTGTCGAAACACGACTACACCTCGACCGCCGAGGTCAAGATGACCGCCGAGCTAATTACGAAGGAACAAACCCCAGCCAGCGACAAGCAGACCCAAAACACCGCGACGATCATCGCCAGCGCTACTGCCACCGAAGAGGCAACCCACGCCGAGATCGGCGCGGAAGTCACTGGAATGACGGTCTGTCCCTGCTCACAGGGGATGTCCGAATCGCGTGCCCGCGACGAACTGCAGGATCTGGATGTCGACCGCGACGTGATCGACGAGTTCCTCGACCGGGTGCCACAGCCGGGCCACTCCCAGCGCGGCCACGCCACCCTCACGGTCACAAGCGAGGGAAGTCCCGAGGTCGACCTCAGAGACATTATCGACATCGCTCGGGACTCGATGAGCGCCCGGATCTACAATCTGGCCAAACGGCCCGACGAGGACCACATGACCTTCGAGGCCCACTCGGACGCCAAGTTCGTCGAGGACTGTGTCCGAGCCCTCGCCGAGGGGGCAGTCGAGCAGTTCGACCACCTCGACGATTCAGCGGTGGTCCACATCAAACAGTCCAACGACGAGTCGATCCACCAGCACAACGCCCACGCCGAACGCGAAGTGACGCTCGGCCAGCTTCGAGCCGAACTCAACGGCAACGCCTGA
- a CDS encoding DUF6149 family protein, producing MKIRQNLRHWAAKKALTTPVVGDVAIDKLVDMHTKIFLDKADEDSREERRAHLDGFFDATMDTYVAALEAGHTEAEAREITHIQANFDFFNHGWTEMMEIPAAEFEEHFRRYEQFFKRYGISVDDPLGEFAPPQGVPPAPDTPEKRDQPSYENAIAGFADDVYVQDDTGTITPGGQTDEPADVDPTDAPGVDDADTADS from the coding sequence ATGAAAATCCGTCAAAATCTGCGTCACTGGGCCGCAAAAAAGGCGCTGACGACGCCAGTCGTCGGCGATGTGGCCATTGATAAGCTGGTCGACATGCACACCAAGATCTTCCTCGACAAGGCCGACGAGGACTCCCGTGAGGAGCGCCGGGCCCATCTCGACGGCTTCTTCGATGCGACGATGGACACCTACGTCGCCGCCCTCGAAGCCGGCCACACCGAGGCCGAGGCCCGCGAAATCACCCACATCCAGGCCAACTTCGACTTCTTCAACCACGGCTGGACCGAGATGATGGAGATCCCTGCCGCGGAGTTCGAGGAGCATTTCCGGCGCTACGAGCAGTTCTTCAAACGCTACGGCATCTCGGTCGACGACCCACTCGGCGAGTTCGCACCCCCTCAGGGTGTGCCACCCGCACCGGACACGCCCGAAAAGCGCGACCAGCCGAGCTACGAAAACGCCATTGCCGGGTTCGCAGACGACGTCTACGTCCAAGACGACACTGGCACGATCACCCCCGGTGGCCAGACCGACGAGCCAGCGGATGTCGACCCAACTGACGCTCCCGGCGTCGACGATGCTGATACAGCCGACAGCTAA
- a CDS encoding NAD(P)/FAD-dependent oxidoreductase — protein MTQSYVIIGDGIAGSSAAETLREEAPEADVTVITDEGEALYNRILIKEFAKGKLPEAPISIHDESWYDDRDIELELNTLVTNIDPDGHTVSTHDGETYEYDKLLIATGGTPTQLPVENSDADGVHHFWTFQDARNIREHIEEADTATIVGAGLLGIDLAAICGAQKVDGNYLMRGDSWWRYALDQEGADIMHDAMRERGVTPVFQSGVDHFETDDDGHVTTTVDPNGEEFDSDFVGIAIGLDFNLELLQNFEIEMDDGVVVDKYMRTSAEDIFAAGDLTRYYDVILGEHAQNGSWGSAKEQGTIAAKNMIDPETDEFRWVSSYSITHFDFPFLSFGHPTLGEDSVSKKYSETEWRRLAIKDGKIVGGVLIGDLAPQSGYKQLMREETFVGDQKEALLKEKFSADDIAATQEQ, from the coding sequence ATGACCCAGTCGTACGTGATCATCGGCGATGGGATCGCGGGAAGTTCCGCCGCGGAGACACTCCGTGAGGAAGCCCCCGAGGCCGACGTGACCGTCATCACTGATGAAGGCGAAGCCCTCTACAACCGCATCCTGATCAAGGAGTTCGCCAAAGGCAAACTCCCCGAAGCGCCGATTTCGATTCACGACGAAAGCTGGTACGACGACCGCGACATCGAACTGGAACTCAACACGCTGGTCACCAACATCGACCCCGACGGCCACACGGTGTCGACCCACGACGGCGAGACCTACGAGTACGACAAACTCCTGATCGCCACCGGTGGCACACCCACACAGCTCCCTGTTGAGAACTCGGATGCCGACGGCGTCCACCACTTCTGGACGTTCCAAGACGCCCGCAACATCCGCGAACACATCGAAGAGGCCGACACCGCGACTATCGTCGGTGCAGGGCTGCTTGGCATCGATCTGGCGGCCATCTGCGGGGCCCAAAAGGTCGACGGCAACTACCTCATGCGCGGCGACAGCTGGTGGCGCTACGCACTCGATCAGGAAGGCGCTGATATCATGCACGACGCGATGCGCGAACGCGGCGTGACGCCCGTCTTCCAGAGCGGCGTCGACCACTTCGAGACCGACGACGACGGTCACGTGACGACGACGGTCGACCCCAACGGCGAGGAGTTCGATTCCGACTTCGTGGGCATCGCCATCGGCCTTGATTTCAATCTCGAACTGCTCCAGAATTTCGAGATCGAGATGGACGACGGTGTTGTGGTCGACAAATATATGCGAACCAGCGCCGAGGACATCTTCGCGGCTGGTGACCTGACCCGATACTACGACGTGATTCTCGGCGAACACGCTCAAAACGGCTCGTGGGGATCGGCCAAAGAGCAGGGCACGATTGCCGCGAAGAATATGATCGACCCCGAAACCGACGAGTTCCGCTGGGTGTCGTCGTACTCGATTACCCACTTCGACTTCCCGTTCCTCTCGTTCGGGCATCCGACCCTCGGGGAGGATTCGGTGTCGAAAAAGTACTCCGAGACCGAGTGGCGTCGACTTGCCATCAAGGACGGCAAGATCGTCGGCGGCGTCCTCATTGGGGATCTGGCCCCCCAGAGCGGCTACAAACAGCTCATGCGTGAGGAGACCTTTGTCGGCGACCAGAAGGAGGCCCTCCTCAAGGAGAAGTTCTCGGCTGACGACATTGCGGCCACCCAAGAGCAGTAG
- a CDS encoding TrmB family transcriptional regulator, which yields MPSLRDLGLSEYEARSYRSLLQTGPTTAKELSRTSEVPMGRIYDVLNGLEQHSLVRSQSAGRPKKYVAVEPEVALDRLLEAKKRELDEQAKQYEEVVDTLVDDIDTGEPVDDQFWTAAIGPDETLELQLERISAAETELIYVAGSPASEIDLQSVSDRVTETLEAALKRGVDIDLLVTPELVCDLPDQSAEQYHSRLTQYDNFEVRMLDSVDGTFTLIDGVEVCIAVPNPLDPTESFAMINLKDQPFAADIREEFTPRWERAEPLDL from the coding sequence ATGCCAAGCCTCCGCGATCTTGGTCTCTCCGAGTACGAGGCCCGGTCTTATCGGTCGCTCCTCCAGACAGGGCCGACAACGGCCAAAGAGTTGTCCCGAACGAGCGAGGTGCCGATGGGGCGGATCTACGACGTGTTGAACGGGCTCGAACAGCACAGTTTGGTTCGGAGTCAGTCGGCTGGTCGACCAAAAAAATACGTTGCCGTCGAGCCGGAGGTTGCCCTCGACCGGCTGTTGGAGGCGAAGAAGCGTGAGCTCGACGAGCAGGCCAAACAGTACGAGGAGGTCGTCGACACGCTCGTCGATGATATCGACACCGGTGAGCCGGTCGACGACCAGTTTTGGACGGCTGCCATCGGTCCGGACGAAACGCTCGAACTGCAGCTCGAACGTATCTCGGCGGCCGAAACCGAACTGATCTACGTCGCTGGCTCCCCCGCCTCGGAGATCGACCTCCAGAGCGTTAGCGACCGCGTCACCGAGACACTCGAAGCAGCCCTCAAACGCGGCGTCGACATCGATCTGTTAGTGACGCCGGAGCTGGTCTGCGACCTCCCCGACCAGAGCGCTGAGCAATACCACTCTCGACTCACACAGTACGACAATTTCGAGGTCCGGATGCTCGACTCGGTCGACGGCACGTTCACACTGATCGATGGGGTCGAGGTCTGTATCGCAGTGCCGAACCCGCTCGATCCAACCGAATCGTTTGCGATGATCAATTTAAAAGACCAACCGTTTGCCGCCGATATCCGCGAGGAGTTTACGCCGCGGTGGGAGCGGGCCGAGCCGCTGGATCTCTGA
- a CDS encoding DUF7124 domain-containing protein yields MDGGSDTGEMTLAFELEALQSLANPNVVFNDARQWTKYVGVVSEKPTYVVTNFTRKHRVRQDFFSGPRGVDESLENVAEQFDTERHVFIGTSEADAEIAEKTGWEYLPLAQAAEAAEWELAGEDSDEEYFEAETRDDWP; encoded by the coding sequence ATGGATGGAGGAAGCGACACCGGCGAGATGACGTTGGCGTTCGAACTCGAAGCACTGCAGTCGCTGGCGAACCCGAACGTCGTCTTCAACGATGCCCGACAGTGGACCAAATACGTCGGCGTCGTCAGCGAGAAACCGACCTACGTCGTGACGAACTTCACACGGAAACACCGCGTCCGCCAAGATTTCTTTTCCGGCCCGCGTGGTGTCGACGAGAGCCTCGAAAACGTCGCCGAGCAGTTCGACACCGAGCGCCACGTCTTCATCGGTACCTCCGAGGCCGACGCCGAAATCGCCGAGAAAACCGGCTGGGAGTATCTCCCCTTAGCACAGGCTGCCGAAGCCGCCGAGTGGGAGTTGGCTGGCGAGGACAGCGACGAGGAGTATTTCGAAGCCGAGACACGCGACGACTGGCCGTAA